A region of Silurus meridionalis isolate SWU-2019-XX chromosome 17, ASM1480568v1, whole genome shotgun sequence DNA encodes the following proteins:
- the LOC124399764 gene encoding beta-1,4-galactosyltransferase galt-1-like, producing the protein MENLYKSNPTSTCSSLNTRNTPKSSSNSITLIKNSSHFAVSAFIDHRINKAIRVISIIKRNSIQPLYCRYFNNGQAVEFTKAEIEIHSDHFQYPFGASDVLCQGKNTDNVTHVTISAEAADEMSDVNNLHLLPVKNRVINESFKYNFTVCISNLFGNYNNVLQFVQTMEMYKLLGVQRVIIYNTSCGSDLEKPLQHYEKEGILEILPWPIDQFLTPSVGWNIALNKGDIQYYGQLVTLNECIYRQMYESKYVLLNDIDEIIMPYKYANLTLMMETLQQEHNDVTVFLIENHIFPKTQFEESGKFRRPEWRNIPGINIMEHIYREPDRKNIFNNRKMIINPRSVMQTSVHSTLKHTGQVYHVPHDVCRLVHVRTPLQGNLNKTQLFVDTRVWDFQQELIHNVDSALQLAGLLKSHE; encoded by the coding sequence ATGGAAAATCTCTATAAGAGCAACCCAACATCTACATGCAGCAGTTTGAATACACGCAACACCCCCAAGTCTTCCTCCAACTCCATAACCCTTATTAAAAACTCCAGCCATTTTGCAGTGTCTGCATTTATTGATCACAGGATTAATAAAGCTATTCGAGTTATCagcataataaaaagaaacagtatACAGCCACTTTATTGCCGCTACTTCAACAATGGCCAAGCTGTTGAGTTTACTAAAGCTGAAATCGAGATACACAGCGATCATTTTCAATACCCATTTGGTGCATCAGATGTGTTGTGCCAGGGTAAAAACACAGACAATGTAACACACGTCACCATTTCAGCTGAAGCAGCTGATGAAATGTCAGATGTTAATAACCTACACTTATTGCCAGTAAAGAATAGAGTGATTAATGAATCATTTAAGTACAACTTCACTGTCTGTATCTCAAATCTTTTTGGAAACTACAATAATGTTCTGCAGTTTGTTCAAACCATGGAGATGTACAAGCTTCTTGGTGTACAACGTGTCATAATCTACAACACCAGCTGTGGTTCTGACTTGGAAAAACCTCTACAGCACTATGAGAAAGAGGGAATTCTAGAGATTTTGCCATGGCCTATTGATCAGTTCCTTACTCCTTCTGTAGGATGGAACATTGCATTGAATAAAGGGGACATCCAGTACTATGGTCAGTTGGTAACTCTTAATGAGTGCATTTATAGGCAAATGTATGAGTCCAAATATGTCCTGTTGAATGACATTGATGAGATCATCATGCCCTATAAGTATGCCAACCTTACATTAATGATGGAGACTTTGCAACAGGAGCACAATGATGTGACTGTATTTCTCATAGAGAACCACATTTTCCCAAAGACACAGTTTGAAGAAAGTGGAAAGTTCCGCCGACCGGAATGGAGAAATATTCCTGGTATCAATATTATGGAACACATTTACAGAGAACCAGATCGAAAGAATATATTTAACAACAGAAAGATGATCATCAACCCCAGGAGCGTGATGCAAACCTCAGTACATTCCACCCTGAAACACACTGGACAAGTCTATCATGTTCCTCACGATGTGTGTCGGCTTGTTCATGTAAGAACACCATTACAGGGGAATCTTAACAAGACACAATTATTTGTTGACACAAGAGTATGGGACTTTCAGCAAGAACTGATACATAATGTAGATAGTGCCCTGCAATTAGCAGGATTGTTAAAAAGTCATGAATGA